From Loxodonta africana isolate mLoxAfr1 chromosome 2, mLoxAfr1.hap2, whole genome shotgun sequence, the proteins below share one genomic window:
- the LOC100665656 gene encoding palmitoyl-protein thioesterase 1-like, with protein MYVFPLEIEKMLTEDVKNSFFLNVNSQVSTVCQTLAEDPKFQQGYNAMAFSQGDQFLRTGAQRCPSPPILNFISIGGKQQGIFQLPQCLGESSHICDLIRKTLNVGAYCKAIQECLVQAECWHDPIKEDVYCHHSTFWADINQERGVNESYKKNLTALKKFVMVKFLNASIVDTVDSEWFGFYRSDQAKETISLQKTTLHMQDHLGLKEMDSAAKLVFLATEGDHLHLSKE; from the coding sequence ATGTATGTCTTTCCTTTGGAGATTGAGAAGATGCTAACAGAGGATGTGAAGAACAGCTTCTTCTTGAATGTCAATTCCCAAGTATCCACAGTGTGTCAGACTCTTGCTGAAGATCCTAAATTTCAGCAAGGCTACAATGCTATGGCGTTCTCTCAGGGAGACCAATTTCTGAGGACAGGGGCTCAGAGATGCCCATCACCTCCTATACTCAATTTCATCTCCATTGGGGGAAAACAGCAAGGTATTTTTCAACTCCCTCAATGCCTAGGAGAGAGCTCTCACATCTGTGACTTGATCAGGAAAACATTAAATGTTGGGGCTTATTGCAAAGCCATTCAAGAATGCCTGGTGCAAGCAGAATGCTGGCACGACCCCATAAAGGAGGACGTGTACTGCCACCACAGCACCTTCTGGGCAGATATAAATCAGGAGAGGGGTGTCAATGAGTCCTACAAGAAAAACCTGACTGCCTTGAAGAAGTTTGTGATGGTGAAATTCCTCAATGCTTCCATTGTGGATACTGTGGATTCTGAGTGGTTTGGATTTTACCGAAGTGACCAAGCCAAGGAAACCATCTCCTTGCAGAAGACCACTCTGCACATGCAGGACCACCTGgggctaaaggaaatggacagtgCAGCGAAGCTAGTCTTCCTGGCTACAGAAGGAGACCATCTTCATCTGTCTAAAGAATAG